A stretch of the Tachyglossus aculeatus isolate mTacAcu1 chromosome 6, mTacAcu1.pri, whole genome shotgun sequence genome encodes the following:
- the LOC119929575 gene encoding olfactory receptor 13H1-like yields MNKLRGTNYTEVTEFILVGLSNQPKSQIIFFCIFLHLYLGTIMGNIFIITVVWKEPRLHTPMYFFLCNLSFVDLCSTTTAVPMILVNCLRDCPTITYNDCFTQMTISIFWSIAECCLLAVMAYDRFVAISSPLHYTLIMTMRACFQIAVTMWISSFLLALLPVITMPAQFCAGHNVVNHFVCEVEAVLKLVCSDTTVSEILMWIITFFVLPLPFLFILLSYIRILVAILKIRSTAGRRKAFSTCGSHLTVVTIYYGTLISMYLKPQSKDSKDQDKIISIIYGIVIPMMNPLIYTLKNKDMIGALRKAAGKTKQVSLSV; encoded by the coding sequence atgaataAACTGAGAGGAACCAACTACACTGAGGTCACAGAATTCATCCTGGTTGGACTTTCCAATCAGCCCAAAAGTCAAATTATTTTCTTCTGTATCTTCCTCCATCTCTATCTGGGAACCATCATGGGAAATATCTTCATCATCACGGtagtgtggaaagagccacgtcttcacacccccatgtatttcttcctttgTAATCTGTCCTTTGTTGACCTGTGTTCCACCACCACCGCGGTGCCTATGATCCTTGTGAACTGCCTGAGAGACTGCCCCACTATCACCTACAATGACTGCTTCACCCAAATGACCATCTCCATCTTCTGGAGCATCGCCGAGTGCTGCCTACTGGCCGTCATGGCTTATGACCGATTCGTCGCCATATCGAGCCCCTTGCATTACACACTGATCATGACAATGAGGGCATGTTTCCAGATTGCTGTTACCATGTGGATAAGTAGCTTCCTGCTGGCCCTACTTCCTGTGATCACCATGCCGGCCCAGTTTTGTGCAGGGCACAATGTAGTGAACCATTTTGTATGTGAAGTGGAAGCCGTCTTAAAGCTGGTCTGCTCAGACACCACTGTCAGTGAGATCCTGATGTGGATAATCACATTCTTCGTCTTGCCCCTCCCCTTTCTGTTCATCCTCCTCTCTTATATCCGGATCTTGGTGGCCATCTTGAAAATCCGCTCCACAGCTGGGCGGaggaaagctttctccacctgtggatcGCACCTGACCGTGGTGACCATCTACTATGGGACCCTCATCTCCATGTACCTCAAACCTCAGAGCAAAGACAGTAAGGACCAGGACAAAATCATCTCTATAATTTATGGAATAGTGATCCCCATGATGAACCCTCTCATTTATACGCTGAAAAATAAGGACATGATAGGAGCCTTGAGAAAGGCAGCTGGGAAAACCAAGCAAGTTAGTCTCTCAGTGTGA
- the LOC119929576 gene encoding olfactory receptor 13H1-like: MGNIFIIMVVWKEPRLHTPMYFFLCNLSFLDLCSTTTTVPPTLVNCLRDCPTIPYNDCFAQMTISIFWSITECCLLAVMAYDRLIAISNPLGYTLIMTLKVCFQIATTMWISNFLLALLTVVTIPVRFCAGHNVVNHFVCEVEAVLKLVCSDTTVSEILMWIGAIFILLLPFLFILFSYIRIVVAILKIRSTAGRGKAFSTCGSHLTVVTIYYGTLISMYLKPQNKDSKDQDKIISTFYLTVIPMMNPLIYTLRNKDMIAALRKAAGKTKQVSLSV, translated from the coding sequence ATGGgaaatatcttcatcatcatggtagtgtggaaagagcctcgtCTTCATACCccaatgtatttcttcctctgtaatCTGTCCTTTCTTGACCTgtgttccaccaccaccactgtgcCTCCCACCCTTGTCAACTGCCTGAGAGACTGCCCCACTATCCCCTACAATGACTGTTTCGCTCAAATGACCATCTCCATCTTTTGGAGCATCACCGAGTGCTGCCTATTGGCCGTCATGGCTTACGACCGATTAATCGCCATATCAAACCCCTTGGGTTATACGCTGATCATGACACTGAAGGTTTGTTTCCAGATTGCCACTACCATGTGGATAAGTAACTTCCTGCTGGCCCTACTTACTGTGGTCACCATACCGGTTCGATTTTGTGCAGGCCACAATGTAGTGAACCATTTTGTATGTGAAGTGGAAGCCGTCTTAAAGCTGGTCTGCTCTGACACCACTGTCAGTGAGATCCTGATGTGGATAGGCGCGATCTTCATCTTGCTCCTCCCCTTTCTGTTCATCCTCTTCTCTTATATCCGGATTGTGGTGGCCATATTGAAAATCCGCTCCACAGCTGGGCGGGGGaaggctttctccacctgtggatcGCACCTGACTGTGGTGACCATCTACTACGGGACCCTCATCTCCATGTATCTCAAACCTCAGAACAAAGACAGTAAGGACCAGGACAAAATCATCTCTACATTTTATCTAACAGTGATCCCCATGATGAACCCTCTCATTTATACACTGAGAAACAAGGATATGATAGCAGCCTTGAGAAAGGCAGCTGGGAAAACCAAGCAAGTTAGTCTCTCGGTGTGA